In Gemmatimonadota bacterium, the sequence ATATAGTGGTCCGGAGGGAGTACCGAGTACCGGACCCCGACCTTCTTCCCATGCCCCTCCTGACCGCCCTCCTGTGCTCGGCGCTGATCTCGGCGGCCGGCTGGCGCCTGCGAGCCCTGACCCGGGGCGGCGGGCTCGCCGCGACCGCCGTCGGCACCACCATCCTCGCCGGCACCGGCTGGGCCGGGATGGCGGCGCTCGGGGCCTTCTTCGTGGGCGCGAGTTGGGTGAGCCGCCGCGCCCCCGACCGCAGCGCCGCCTTCGGCGCCAAGGGGCAGACCCGGGACGCCTGGCAGGTGCTCGCCAACGGCGGCGCCGCCGCCCTGGGCGCGCTGGTGCCGGAGGCGGGACTCTGGATCGTCACGGCGAGCCTCGCGGCCGCGGCCGCCGACACCTGGGCCACCGCCGTCGGTGGCTGGAGCCGCCGCGCGCCGCGCCACATCCTCACGTGGGCGCCCGTGCCCGCCGGCACCAGCGGTGGCCTCACGCCGCTCGGCACCATGGGGGCGGTGGCCGGCGCGCTCCTGGTGGCGGGAGCGGCGGCCGTGGTGGCCGGCACCCCAAGGCTCGGCGCCGCGGCGCTGGGCATCGGGGCCCTCGGCATGCTGCTCGACTCGCTGCTCGGGGCCACGCTCCAGGGCCGCTTCCACTGCGACCACTGTGACGCCCCGACCGAGCGCGCCCGGCATCGCTGCGGTGCCGGTGCCCGCCGGGTGGCCGGCGTGGCCTGGCTCGGCAATGACGGCGTGAATGCCCTCGCCACCGCCGCCGCCGCGGTGGCGGGGTGGGCGGCCTGGCGGATGCTGGGCGGCTGACGGCGCTGGTTGGCATCCGCTCCCCGGCCGACCACTTTCCCTGCCATGGGTTCCTCTCCCCTCGACGTCCTGATCGTCGGCGCCGGTCCGGCGGGCGCGGCCACCGCGTGGCACCTGGCACGCGCGGGACTCGCGGTGCAGCTGGTGGACCGGGCCCGCTTCCCCCGGGACAAGCCCTGCTCCGAATACCT encodes:
- a CDS encoding DUF92 domain-containing protein, with translation MPLLTALLCSALISAAGWRLRALTRGGGLAATAVGTTILAGTGWAGMAALGAFFVGASWVSRRAPDRSAAFGAKGQTRDAWQVLANGGAAALGALVPEAGLWIVTASLAAAAADTWATAVGGWSRRAPRHILTWAPVPAGTSGGLTPLGTMGAVAGALLVAGAAAVVAGTPRLGAAALGIGALGMLLDSLLGATLQGRFHCDHCDAPTERARHRCGAGARRVAGVAWLGNDGVNALATAAAAVAGWAAWRMLGG